A stretch of Ipomoea triloba cultivar NCNSP0323 chromosome 13, ASM357664v1 DNA encodes these proteins:
- the LOC116002919 gene encoding late blight resistance protein R1-A-like isoform X1, producing MAFAAITILMDTLHQHFLQPTPRFPLRNKTKVRLLYKHLSSLQTCLEQDFKVGECDEAMKALEAQMRDVSIELRFQIEYQLTLFYMGKSMKLRLHSAQKLLPLLNGAIKDGIETMDLECVEKMLRKHFMLPVSGMPAHIKKRVLSFCTQYGYIFFNKWSEDEEESGNEKESGNEKESEDEQESGDEQESEDECEGQDEQQSDDEQERRNEWETKETNDEWENTEEQKSDDEREIEEEQNSDDEHEESDDEWETEEEQNSDDEHEESDDEWETEEEQNSDDEHEESDDEQETVAEVQQHILCEVDSIIRQELRAPSYLNKYMKQRIQARHKIHQIFMQGIKLTSYINKEVLKVKNAHYNQSNTPQGNNSFASLTVGDSLQHTTIEMVGCDDEFNIIMDKLNQPSKQREIVSIVGMGGIGKTTLAKRIYGDASFISRFHSRAWVTISQDYNPIKVLNALLRCLDPAWVVKGEEKNELAMQVDKCVKGKRYLIVIDDIWSTNVLDDLLRCFKDGKNGSRMLLTTRLKNVAEYADSRGNLCHNMRFLDSYESWNLFHNQVLSQRITLSLEFERIGREVVKKCKGLPLTINVVAGLLSNSKQDLNEWELIAKNVHKVSIDHSNQQRENIIDLSYTFLPHHLKHCFLSIGCFPEDEELAEDFIVDFWISEGFLKVSRSKSLKDVARESLKDLVDRNLLLISTKIGFNGSMNVYQMHDVLRELALREARKENLLCLKNDRFIFCVGFKKTQLINSSHVSHPWSYNSLSHTCITFLRLSLLGQQFHYHFFMFVRGLVLQVPYLDDAYASIEFMGLVHLRYLKTSSALKLNSLPLFMLWNLQKLDVEVCPSTNEPLNIWGLPQLKNLRLLGTIRLVPPSSVHHNLESILYLDHRSCTEELFMRIPNLRRLGVRTGCKINLKRKAFNWFESLACLYKLEDLLLCGKLLHPKFSTIHSTGTLNIENFLPNLKRLKLLDTRLNWKNMYVVGMLPKLEVLILGDYAAVGGKWKLTDSGFPGLKFLIIESCDLQIWKVTGDHFPVLECLVLMKLEDLKKIPSDFADITTLKSIKLYECSKSAISSAKCIQDEKLDYGNDAFTVDILRFADFDGSFWD from the exons ATGGCTTTTGCGGCTATAACAATTTTAATGGATACACTCCACCAACACTTCCTCCAACCCACTCCTCGTTTCCCTCTTCGCAACAAAACAAAGGTCAGATTGCTTTACAAACATCTTTCTTCTTTGCAAACCTGTCTTGAACAAGATTTCAAAGTGGGGGAGTGTGATGAAGCAATGAAAGCTTTGGAAGCACAGATGAGAGATGTCTCCATTGAACTAAGGTTCCAAATTGAATATCAATTGACGTTGTTTTACATGGGGAAATCCATGAAGCTTAGGCTTCACTCTGCTCAAAAGCTTCTTCCACTTTTGAATGGAGCAATTAAGGACGGCATAGAAACTATGGATTTGGAATGTGTGGAGAAGATGCTAAGGAAGCACTTCATGCTGCCGGTATCAGGCATGCCGGCTCATATAAAGAAAAGGGTCCTATCTTTTTGCACACAATATGGTTATATCTTTTTCAATAAATGGAGCGAAGACGAAGAGGAGAGCGGGAATGAAAAGGAGAGCGGGAATGAAAAGGAGAGCGAGGATGAACAGGAGAGTGGGGATGAACAAGAGAGCGAGGATGAATGCGAGGGGCAGGATGAACAGCAGAGCGATGATGAACAGGAAAGAAGGAATGAATGGGAGACAAAGGAGACAAATGATGAATGGGAGAACACGGAAGAACAAAAGAGTGATGATGAACGGGAGATCGAGGAAGAACAAAATAGTGATGATGAACACGAGGAGAGTGATGATGAATGGGAGACTGAGGAAGAACAAAATAGTGATGATGAACACGAGGAGAGTGATGATGAATGGGAGACTGAGGAAGAACAAAATAGTGATGATGAACATGAGGAGAGTGATGATGAACAGGAGACTGTGGCAGAGGTACAACAACATATTTTGTGTGAAGTAGACAGTATAATCAGGCAAGAATTGAGAGCCCCCTCTTATCTCAATAAATACATGAAGCAACGGATACAGGCTCGACATAAGATTCATCAAATTTTCATGCAAGGAATTAAGCTTACATCCTACATCAACAAAGAGGTGTTGAAGGTTAAGAATGCACACTACAATCAATCCAATACCCCACAAGGGAACAATAGTTTTGCTTCTCTTACCGTTGGTGATTCATTGCAACATACTACAATTGAAATGGTGGGCTGTGATGATGAGTTCAACATCATAATGGATAAGCTGAACCAGCCATCCAAGCAACGAGAAATTGTGTCAATTGTAGGAATGGGTGGAATCGGTAAAACCACCTTAGCTAAACGGATTTATGGAGATGCTTCATTCATTTCTCGTTTTCATAGTCGAGCTTGGGTTACTATCTCACAGGATTATAATCCAATAAAAGTGCTCAATGCCCTTCTTCGTTGTCTTGACCCAGCATGGGTCGTCAAAGGCGAAGAAAAGAATGAATTGGCTATGCAAGTAGACAAATGTGTCAAAGGCAAAAGGTATTTGATTGTAATAGATGACATATGGAGCAccaatgttttggatgatttattGAGATGTTTTAAGGATGGCAAGAATGGAAGTCGAATGTTGTTGACCACTCGCCTAAAAAATGTGGCCGAGTATGCTGATTCACGTGGTAATCTTTGTCATAACATGCGTTTTTTGGATTCATATGAAAGTTGGAACCTTTTTCACAACCAGGTGTTGTCCCAGAGAATAACTTTGTCCCTTGAATTTGAAAGAATTGGTAGAGAGGTAGTAAAGAAGTGCAAAGGATTACCTCTTACAATTAATGTGGTTGCTGGACTCCTGTCAAACTCCAAACAAGACTTAAATGAGTGGGAGCTAATTGCAAAAAATGTTCACAAAGTAAGTATAGATCATTCTAATCAGCAGCGTGAAAACATCATTGACTTGAGTTACACCTTCTTACctcatcatcttaaacattgtTTCTTGTCAATTGGGTGTTTTCCAGAAGATGAAGAACTTGCTGAAGATTTTATTGTTGATTTTTGGATTTCGGAGGGATTTCTAAAGGTTTCGAGGTCTAAGAGTTTGAAAGATGTGGCAAGAGAATCCTTAAAAGATCTTGTAGACAGGAATCTCCTTTTAATTTCTACAAAGATTGGTTTTAATGGATCAATGAATGTATATCAAATGCATGATGTGTTGCGTGAATTGGCCTTGAGAGAAGCTCGGAAGGAGAATCTATTATGTCTCAAAAATGATAGGTTTATCTTTTGTGTGGGGTTTAAGAAAACTCAACTAATAAACTCTTCTCATGTATCTCACCCATGGAGTTACAACTCTTTATCTCATACCTGCATCACCTTTTTAAGGTTGAGTTTACTCGGTCAGCAGtttcattatcatttttttatgtTTGTAAGGGGATTGGTACTACAAGTGCCATACCTCGACGATGCCTATGCGTCTATAGAGTTTATGGGTCTAGTGCATTTGAGATATCTAAAGACTTCTTCTGCTTTGAAACTTAATTCTCTACCCTTGTTTATGTTATGGAACTTGCAGAAGCTGGATGTTGAGGTTTGTCCTTCAACAAATGAACCCCTTAATATTTGGGGATTGCCCCAACTGAAGAATCTCCGTCTTCTGGGAACTATTCGACTGGTTCCTCCAAGTTCAGTTCATCATAATTTGGAGAGCATTCTTTATTTGGATCATAGGAGTTGTACAGAGGAGCTGTTTATGAGAATCCCAAATCTAAGGAGATTGGGAGTTAGGACAGGTTGTAAAATTAACCTAAAACGCAAAGCATTCAATTGGTTCGAAAGCCTTGCCTGTTTATATAAACTGGAAGATCTGTTACTTTGTGGCAAACTTCTTCATCCGAAGTTTAGTACTATTCATTCTACGGGGACTTTGAACATAGAGAATTTTTTGCCAAATCTTAAGAGATTGAAACTCTTAGATACAAGATTAAATTGGAAGAATATGTATGTTGTTGGGATGTTGCCGAAGCTTGAGGTCCTCATCTTGGGGGATTATGCTGCTGTTGGCGGAAAATGGAAACTCACAGATAGTGGATTTCCTGGATTAAAGTTCTTAATCATAGAAAGTTGTGATCTACAAATTTGGAAAGTCACGGGTGACCATTTTCCTGTCCTTGAATGTCTAGTCCTCATGAAATTAGAGGATTTAAAAAAGATTCCTAGTGACTTTGCAGATATAACTACCCTCAAATCGATCAAGTTATATGAATGTTCAAAGTCAGCTATATCTTCTGCCAAGTGTATTCAAGACGAGAAACTAGACTACGGAAATGACGCGTTTACTGTTGATATTTTACG GTTTGCTGACTTTGATGGTTCTTTTTGGGATTAA
- the LOC116002919 gene encoding late blight resistance protein R1-A-like isoform X2, whose translation MAFAAITILMDTLHQHFLQPTPRFPLRNKTKVRLLYKHLSSLQTCLEQDFKVGECDEAMKALEAQMRDVSIELRFQIEYQLTLFYMGKSMKLRLHSAQKLLPLLNGAIKDGIETMDLECVEKMLRKHFMLPVSGMPAHIKKRVLSFCTQYGYIFFNKWSEDEEESGNEKESGNEKESEDEQESGDEQESEDECEGQDEQQSDDEQERRNEWETKETNDEWENTEEQKSDDEREIEEEQNSDDEHEESDDEWETEEEQNSDDEHEESDDEQETVAEVQQHILCEVDSIIRQELRAPSYLNKYMKQRIQARHKIHQIFMQGIKLTSYINKEVLKVKNAHYNQSNTPQGNNSFASLTVGDSLQHTTIEMVGCDDEFNIIMDKLNQPSKQREIVSIVGMGGIGKTTLAKRIYGDASFISRFHSRAWVTISQDYNPIKVLNALLRCLDPAWVVKGEEKNELAMQVDKCVKGKRYLIVIDDIWSTNVLDDLLRCFKDGKNGSRMLLTTRLKNVAEYADSRGNLCHNMRFLDSYESWNLFHNQVLSQRITLSLEFERIGREVVKKCKGLPLTINVVAGLLSNSKQDLNEWELIAKNVHKVSIDHSNQQRENIIDLSYTFLPHHLKHCFLSIGCFPEDEELAEDFIVDFWISEGFLKVSRSKSLKDVARESLKDLVDRNLLLISTKIGFNGSMNVYQMHDVLRELALREARKENLLCLKNDRFIFCVGFKKTQLINSSHVSHPWSYNSLSHTCITFLRLSLLGQQFHYHFFMFVRGLVLQVPYLDDAYASIEFMGLVHLRYLKTSSALKLNSLPLFMLWNLQKLDVEVCPSTNEPLNIWGLPQLKNLRLLGTIRLVPPSSVHHNLESILYLDHRSCTEELFMRIPNLRRLGVRTGCKINLKRKAFNWFESLACLYKLEDLLLCGKLLHPKFSTIHSTGTLNIENFLPNLKRLKLLDTRLNWKNMYVVGMLPKLEVLILGDYAAVGGKWKLTDSGFPGLKFLIIESCDLQIWKVTGDHFPVLECLVLMKLEDLKKIPSDFADITTLKSIKLYECSKSAISSAKCIQDEKLDYGNDAFTVDILRFADFDGSFWD comes from the exons ATGGCTTTTGCGGCTATAACAATTTTAATGGATACACTCCACCAACACTTCCTCCAACCCACTCCTCGTTTCCCTCTTCGCAACAAAACAAAGGTCAGATTGCTTTACAAACATCTTTCTTCTTTGCAAACCTGTCTTGAACAAGATTTCAAAGTGGGGGAGTGTGATGAAGCAATGAAAGCTTTGGAAGCACAGATGAGAGATGTCTCCATTGAACTAAGGTTCCAAATTGAATATCAATTGACGTTGTTTTACATGGGGAAATCCATGAAGCTTAGGCTTCACTCTGCTCAAAAGCTTCTTCCACTTTTGAATGGAGCAATTAAGGACGGCATAGAAACTATGGATTTGGAATGTGTGGAGAAGATGCTAAGGAAGCACTTCATGCTGCCGGTATCAGGCATGCCGGCTCATATAAAGAAAAGGGTCCTATCTTTTTGCACACAATATGGTTATATCTTTTTCAATAAATGGAGCGAAGACGAAGAGGAGAGCGGGAATGAAAAGGAGAGCGGGAATGAAAAGGAGAGCGAGGATGAACAGGAGAGTGGGGATGAACAAGAGAGCGAGGATGAATGCGAGGGGCAGGATGAACAGCAGAGCGATGATGAACAGGAAAGAAGGAATGAATGGGAGACAAAGGAGACAAATGATGAATGGGAGAACACGGAAGAACAAAAGAGTGATGATGAACGGGAGATCGAG GAAGAACAAAATAGTGATGATGAACACGAGGAGAGTGATGATGAATGGGAGACTGAGGAAGAACAAAATAGTGATGATGAACATGAGGAGAGTGATGATGAACAGGAGACTGTGGCAGAGGTACAACAACATATTTTGTGTGAAGTAGACAGTATAATCAGGCAAGAATTGAGAGCCCCCTCTTATCTCAATAAATACATGAAGCAACGGATACAGGCTCGACATAAGATTCATCAAATTTTCATGCAAGGAATTAAGCTTACATCCTACATCAACAAAGAGGTGTTGAAGGTTAAGAATGCACACTACAATCAATCCAATACCCCACAAGGGAACAATAGTTTTGCTTCTCTTACCGTTGGTGATTCATTGCAACATACTACAATTGAAATGGTGGGCTGTGATGATGAGTTCAACATCATAATGGATAAGCTGAACCAGCCATCCAAGCAACGAGAAATTGTGTCAATTGTAGGAATGGGTGGAATCGGTAAAACCACCTTAGCTAAACGGATTTATGGAGATGCTTCATTCATTTCTCGTTTTCATAGTCGAGCTTGGGTTACTATCTCACAGGATTATAATCCAATAAAAGTGCTCAATGCCCTTCTTCGTTGTCTTGACCCAGCATGGGTCGTCAAAGGCGAAGAAAAGAATGAATTGGCTATGCAAGTAGACAAATGTGTCAAAGGCAAAAGGTATTTGATTGTAATAGATGACATATGGAGCAccaatgttttggatgatttattGAGATGTTTTAAGGATGGCAAGAATGGAAGTCGAATGTTGTTGACCACTCGCCTAAAAAATGTGGCCGAGTATGCTGATTCACGTGGTAATCTTTGTCATAACATGCGTTTTTTGGATTCATATGAAAGTTGGAACCTTTTTCACAACCAGGTGTTGTCCCAGAGAATAACTTTGTCCCTTGAATTTGAAAGAATTGGTAGAGAGGTAGTAAAGAAGTGCAAAGGATTACCTCTTACAATTAATGTGGTTGCTGGACTCCTGTCAAACTCCAAACAAGACTTAAATGAGTGGGAGCTAATTGCAAAAAATGTTCACAAAGTAAGTATAGATCATTCTAATCAGCAGCGTGAAAACATCATTGACTTGAGTTACACCTTCTTACctcatcatcttaaacattgtTTCTTGTCAATTGGGTGTTTTCCAGAAGATGAAGAACTTGCTGAAGATTTTATTGTTGATTTTTGGATTTCGGAGGGATTTCTAAAGGTTTCGAGGTCTAAGAGTTTGAAAGATGTGGCAAGAGAATCCTTAAAAGATCTTGTAGACAGGAATCTCCTTTTAATTTCTACAAAGATTGGTTTTAATGGATCAATGAATGTATATCAAATGCATGATGTGTTGCGTGAATTGGCCTTGAGAGAAGCTCGGAAGGAGAATCTATTATGTCTCAAAAATGATAGGTTTATCTTTTGTGTGGGGTTTAAGAAAACTCAACTAATAAACTCTTCTCATGTATCTCACCCATGGAGTTACAACTCTTTATCTCATACCTGCATCACCTTTTTAAGGTTGAGTTTACTCGGTCAGCAGtttcattatcatttttttatgtTTGTAAGGGGATTGGTACTACAAGTGCCATACCTCGACGATGCCTATGCGTCTATAGAGTTTATGGGTCTAGTGCATTTGAGATATCTAAAGACTTCTTCTGCTTTGAAACTTAATTCTCTACCCTTGTTTATGTTATGGAACTTGCAGAAGCTGGATGTTGAGGTTTGTCCTTCAACAAATGAACCCCTTAATATTTGGGGATTGCCCCAACTGAAGAATCTCCGTCTTCTGGGAACTATTCGACTGGTTCCTCCAAGTTCAGTTCATCATAATTTGGAGAGCATTCTTTATTTGGATCATAGGAGTTGTACAGAGGAGCTGTTTATGAGAATCCCAAATCTAAGGAGATTGGGAGTTAGGACAGGTTGTAAAATTAACCTAAAACGCAAAGCATTCAATTGGTTCGAAAGCCTTGCCTGTTTATATAAACTGGAAGATCTGTTACTTTGTGGCAAACTTCTTCATCCGAAGTTTAGTACTATTCATTCTACGGGGACTTTGAACATAGAGAATTTTTTGCCAAATCTTAAGAGATTGAAACTCTTAGATACAAGATTAAATTGGAAGAATATGTATGTTGTTGGGATGTTGCCGAAGCTTGAGGTCCTCATCTTGGGGGATTATGCTGCTGTTGGCGGAAAATGGAAACTCACAGATAGTGGATTTCCTGGATTAAAGTTCTTAATCATAGAAAGTTGTGATCTACAAATTTGGAAAGTCACGGGTGACCATTTTCCTGTCCTTGAATGTCTAGTCCTCATGAAATTAGAGGATTTAAAAAAGATTCCTAGTGACTTTGCAGATATAACTACCCTCAAATCGATCAAGTTATATGAATGTTCAAAGTCAGCTATATCTTCTGCCAAGTGTATTCAAGACGAGAAACTAGACTACGGAAATGACGCGTTTACTGTTGATATTTTACG GTTTGCTGACTTTGATGGTTCTTTTTGGGATTAA
- the LOC116002919 gene encoding putative disease resistance protein At1g50180 isoform X3, with amino-acid sequence MAFAAITILMDTLHQHFLQPTPRFPLRNKTKVRLLYKHLSSLQTCLEQDFKVGECDEAMKALEAQMRDVSIELRFQIEYQLTLFYMGKSMKLRLHSAQKLLPLLNGAIKDGIETMDLECVEKMLRKHFMLPVSGMPAHIKKRVLSFCTQYGYIFFNKWSEDEEESGNEKESGNEKESEDEQESGDEQESEDECEGQDEQQSDDEQERRNEWETKETNDEWENTEEQKSDDEREIEEEQNSDDEHEESDDEWETEEEQNSDDEHEESDDEWETEEEQNSDDEHEESDDEQETVAEVQQHILCEVDSIIRQELRAPSYLNKYMKQRIQARHKIHQIFMQGIKLTSYINKEVLKVKNAHYNQSNTPQGNNSFASLTVGDSLQHTTIEMVGCDDEFNIIMDKLNQPSKQREIVSIVGMGGIGKTTLAKRIYGDASFISRFHSRAWVTISQDYNPIKVLNALLRCLDPAWVVKGEEKNELAMQVDKCVKGKRYLIVIDDIWSTNVLDDLLRCFKDGKNGSRMLLTTRLKNVAEYADSRGNLCHNMRFLDSYESWNLFHNQVLSQRITLSLEFERIGREVVKKCKGLPLTINVVAGLLSNSKQDLNEWELIAKNVHKVSIDHSNQQRENIIDLSYTFLPHHLKHCFLSIGCFPEDEELAEDFIVDFWISEGFLKVSRSKSLKDVARESLKDLVDRNLLLISTKIGFNGSMNVYQMHDVLRELALREARKENLLCLKNDRFIFCVGFKKTQLINSSHVSHPWSYNSLSHTCITFLRSWMLRFVLQQMNPLIFGDCPN; translated from the exons ATGGCTTTTGCGGCTATAACAATTTTAATGGATACACTCCACCAACACTTCCTCCAACCCACTCCTCGTTTCCCTCTTCGCAACAAAACAAAGGTCAGATTGCTTTACAAACATCTTTCTTCTTTGCAAACCTGTCTTGAACAAGATTTCAAAGTGGGGGAGTGTGATGAAGCAATGAAAGCTTTGGAAGCACAGATGAGAGATGTCTCCATTGAACTAAGGTTCCAAATTGAATATCAATTGACGTTGTTTTACATGGGGAAATCCATGAAGCTTAGGCTTCACTCTGCTCAAAAGCTTCTTCCACTTTTGAATGGAGCAATTAAGGACGGCATAGAAACTATGGATTTGGAATGTGTGGAGAAGATGCTAAGGAAGCACTTCATGCTGCCGGTATCAGGCATGCCGGCTCATATAAAGAAAAGGGTCCTATCTTTTTGCACACAATATGGTTATATCTTTTTCAATAAATGGAGCGAAGACGAAGAGGAGAGCGGGAATGAAAAGGAGAGCGGGAATGAAAAGGAGAGCGAGGATGAACAGGAGAGTGGGGATGAACAAGAGAGCGAGGATGAATGCGAGGGGCAGGATGAACAGCAGAGCGATGATGAACAGGAAAGAAGGAATGAATGGGAGACAAAGGAGACAAATGATGAATGGGAGAACACGGAAGAACAAAAGAGTGATGATGAACGGGAGATCGAGGAAGAACAAAATAGTGATGATGAACACGAGGAGAGTGATGATGAATGGGAGACTGAGGAAGAACAAAATAGTGATGATGAACACGAGGAGAGTGATGATGAATGGGAGACTGAGGAAGAACAAAATAGTGATGATGAACATGAGGAGAGTGATGATGAACAGGAGACTGTGGCAGAGGTACAACAACATATTTTGTGTGAAGTAGACAGTATAATCAGGCAAGAATTGAGAGCCCCCTCTTATCTCAATAAATACATGAAGCAACGGATACAGGCTCGACATAAGATTCATCAAATTTTCATGCAAGGAATTAAGCTTACATCCTACATCAACAAAGAGGTGTTGAAGGTTAAGAATGCACACTACAATCAATCCAATACCCCACAAGGGAACAATAGTTTTGCTTCTCTTACCGTTGGTGATTCATTGCAACATACTACAATTGAAATGGTGGGCTGTGATGATGAGTTCAACATCATAATGGATAAGCTGAACCAGCCATCCAAGCAACGAGAAATTGTGTCAATTGTAGGAATGGGTGGAATCGGTAAAACCACCTTAGCTAAACGGATTTATGGAGATGCTTCATTCATTTCTCGTTTTCATAGTCGAGCTTGGGTTACTATCTCACAGGATTATAATCCAATAAAAGTGCTCAATGCCCTTCTTCGTTGTCTTGACCCAGCATGGGTCGTCAAAGGCGAAGAAAAGAATGAATTGGCTATGCAAGTAGACAAATGTGTCAAAGGCAAAAGGTATTTGATTGTAATAGATGACATATGGAGCAccaatgttttggatgatttattGAGATGTTTTAAGGATGGCAAGAATGGAAGTCGAATGTTGTTGACCACTCGCCTAAAAAATGTGGCCGAGTATGCTGATTCACGTGGTAATCTTTGTCATAACATGCGTTTTTTGGATTCATATGAAAGTTGGAACCTTTTTCACAACCAGGTGTTGTCCCAGAGAATAACTTTGTCCCTTGAATTTGAAAGAATTGGTAGAGAGGTAGTAAAGAAGTGCAAAGGATTACCTCTTACAATTAATGTGGTTGCTGGACTCCTGTCAAACTCCAAACAAGACTTAAATGAGTGGGAGCTAATTGCAAAAAATGTTCACAAAGTAAGTATAGATCATTCTAATCAGCAGCGTGAAAACATCATTGACTTGAGTTACACCTTCTTACctcatcatcttaaacattgtTTCTTGTCAATTGGGTGTTTTCCAGAAGATGAAGAACTTGCTGAAGATTTTATTGTTGATTTTTGGATTTCGGAGGGATTTCTAAAGGTTTCGAGGTCTAAGAGTTTGAAAGATGTGGCAAGAGAATCCTTAAAAGATCTTGTAGACAGGAATCTCCTTTTAATTTCTACAAAGATTGGTTTTAATGGATCAATGAATGTATATCAAATGCATGATGTGTTGCGTGAATTGGCCTTGAGAGAAGCTCGGAAGGAGAATCTATTATGTCTCAAAAATGATAGGTTTATCTTTTGTGTGGGGTTTAAGAAAACTCAACTAATAAACTCTTCTCATGTATCTCACCCATGGAGTTACAACTCTTTATCTCATACCTGCATCACCTTTTTAAG AAGCTGGATGTTGAGGTTTGTCCTTCAACAAATGAACCCCTTAATATTTGGGGATTGCCCCAACTGA